The following are encoded in a window of Mycobacterium sp. ELW1 genomic DNA:
- a CDS encoding type I polyketide synthase, with product MTDNTHQPTATPIAVVAMSAIYPGESGLDGFWRTITTGRDAIGDVPPSHWLIEDYFDADPKTPDRTYCKRGGFIDPVDFDPVKFGLPPNALPSTDTGQILALVAARQLLDEVQRSGADVDLDRVDVVLGVASTTELVVQMGSRMQRPIWRKALLENGLSESEADEICQDIADHYVPWQESTFPGLLGNVIAGRVANRLNLGGANFVTDAACASSLSALQSALHRLYLHESDVVLTGGVDALNDVMMFTCFSKTPAFSATGDCRPFSAGADGTIIGEGVGMVALKRLADAERDGDQIHAVIRGLGSSSDGRASSVYAPRSEGQAKALRRAYERAGYDPSTVELVEAHGTATKAGDVAEFAGLKSVFTDNSARIAIGSVKSQIGHTKAAAGAAGLIKAVLALRHSTLPGTLKVDRPNPAMGIEDSPFYVNSQTRPWVRKGDQPRRAAVSSFGFGGSNFHVTLEEYQGEHRAKRLRTLPSELVVLSAPSEAELQKRASGIAAAARSGESLARIAFDAAEVFDASQHARAGLVATDVESLAAAADRLSAALAGGTVSSLKDANIAVGLGPAREGKTAFLFPGQGSQYVGMGGDLALSFPEALAIWDGLEGDLADLPGVVFPEPVFDAAAADAQKKELTAMANAQPAIAATSLAQLALLDLLGVSADAAAGHSFGEVTALAAAGVLPMESLVETARTRGTLMNEAGQGKDGAMLAVSATADDVRALVASQPDNGSLVVANDNAPTQVVLAGHETDIAWAENAAKAKGWTAVRLPVASAFHSPIVASSCAPLTAYLKTLKIGQPNFPVYANATAQPYGEEVATQLGDQVQQLVRFREMIEAMARDGVTRFVEVGPGRVLTGLVGKILGSTPHAAISLDDQKADGLRGWHRGLAALAADGVALDLGALFDHYEEPLRYVPAPKHSVKVGGANLGKPYPPADGKVSITPKRTRVSAPSPAPTAVTAPAPTVQPPAPAVQRMESPAAAVPEPLVQAQAPVIHQQVPVVQQVEVQAEVIEAPLSGDVWSVIDSIQKETAEQHQRYMDVVTRSHQAFLDMSTQMMAHVVGDPRTTAQTPMVAASVAAPQVLAPAPAPVAVAPAPVAVAPAPVAVAPAPVAVAPAPVIAPPVAPAAPVAPVAAPAVAVSAGPAAGDVVLSIVSEKTGYPVDMLGLGMEMEAELGIDSIKQVEILAALQAKFPGAPEIPASELSGLRTLQDVVDTVAGFAAPVAAPVAVAAPAVAVSAGPAAGDVVLSIVSEKTGYPVDMLGLGMEMEAELGIDSIKQVEILAALQAKFPGAPEIPASELSGLRTLQDVVDTVAGFAAPVAAPVAVAAPAVAVSAGPAAGDVVLSIVSEKTGYPVDMLGLGMEMEAELGIDSIKQVEILAALQAKFPGAPEILASELANLRTLQDVVDTVSGFAAPAPAAAPAVAVATVPAVSAGDVVLSIVSEKTGYPVDMLGLGMEMEAELGIDSIKQVEILAALQAKFPGAPEIPASELANLRTLQDVVDTVSGFASGGRTEQPTSAPQAAASSSAPVGLSCTEAELRAAPPTGLAMAGLRDGVVLITREDPAFADALHTALTARGINARTVDEVPAEAGAVISLAALSAARTPDDCVAMHLRAFHAARSVARSSAATRLFVAVQSTGARFVAADVPVGVASLVKTAGWEWPNASVRAIDMESLDAERLAAELLEGGSGIEVALRADGTRLVAVDDIESSVGEGETISVTQGGVVLVTGGARGVTAESALALAKRHGLRLALLGRTPLRDVSGDEPAGTTAAEIATALAASARARGEQLSLPQARAQAESLLAEREVRATLSTAERQGTPARYFAGSITDRAALDAVLNEVRANFGPIVGVVHGAGVLADKRLEDLDDDGFLKVFSTKLVGAEALLDATSSDELRFISLFSSIAARAGNPGQSAYASANAALEAIAARESARRNGECVVRAFGWGPWDGGMVDATLKSRFLAGGVGVIPIDEGAQFFADHALCRSSATAVVVAAPAEPRLRAAHLEWEVSAEDLPVLTDHQVRGRVVVPVVIALDAILRAARGLVADTCPVVRDFQVLSGVTFAEGEKQTLRIDFGPVGSEYAVSISDAQGRARYRATVDTAAIAAPQLSVPPVSGSAWPVSVDEAYAGPLFHGPQFAVIERLDTFGAAGGSADLKSLDALGWPQNGWAIDAAGVDGGLQLGIVWAASQGRPLVLPIRIARVVLHRAFGDGSIGRCRLAAHPVNDKRVDFDIAYETSDGALIATLEGVEFYAAGGAADTPA from the coding sequence TTGACTGACAACACGCACCAGCCCACTGCAACTCCTATCGCGGTGGTCGCCATGTCGGCGATCTACCCGGGTGAGTCTGGGCTCGACGGCTTCTGGCGCACCATCACCACGGGCCGCGACGCGATCGGCGATGTTCCTCCGTCGCACTGGCTGATCGAGGACTACTTCGACGCCGACCCGAAGACGCCGGACCGGACCTACTGCAAGCGGGGTGGCTTCATCGACCCCGTGGACTTCGACCCGGTGAAGTTCGGGTTGCCGCCCAACGCATTACCGTCGACGGACACCGGACAGATCCTCGCCCTGGTGGCGGCACGGCAGCTGCTCGACGAGGTGCAGCGCAGCGGTGCCGACGTCGACCTGGATCGGGTGGACGTGGTACTCGGGGTCGCCTCGACGACTGAACTCGTGGTTCAGATGGGCTCGCGGATGCAGCGACCGATCTGGCGTAAAGCCTTGCTGGAAAACGGTTTGTCCGAGAGCGAAGCCGACGAGATCTGTCAGGACATCGCCGACCACTATGTGCCGTGGCAGGAGAGCACCTTCCCGGGTCTGCTCGGCAATGTGATCGCCGGTCGCGTCGCCAACCGCCTCAACCTCGGGGGCGCCAACTTCGTCACCGACGCTGCCTGCGCGAGTTCGCTTTCCGCGCTGCAGTCGGCGTTGCACCGGCTGTATCTGCACGAGTCGGACGTGGTGCTGACGGGCGGCGTCGACGCACTCAACGACGTGATGATGTTCACGTGCTTCTCGAAGACGCCGGCTTTCTCGGCGACCGGCGACTGTCGGCCGTTCTCGGCAGGTGCTGACGGCACCATCATCGGCGAGGGCGTGGGCATGGTGGCCCTCAAGCGCCTTGCCGACGCCGAGCGTGACGGCGACCAGATCCATGCGGTGATCCGCGGCCTGGGCTCGTCGTCCGACGGGCGCGCGTCCAGCGTCTACGCGCCGCGGTCCGAAGGACAGGCCAAAGCGCTGCGCCGTGCCTACGAGCGCGCCGGCTACGACCCCTCGACGGTCGAACTCGTCGAAGCGCACGGCACCGCCACCAAGGCCGGTGACGTTGCCGAGTTCGCCGGACTGAAGTCGGTGTTCACCGATAATTCGGCGCGTATCGCGATCGGATCGGTGAAGTCCCAGATCGGCCACACGAAGGCTGCGGCAGGCGCCGCCGGGCTCATCAAAGCCGTTCTGGCGCTGCGGCATTCGACACTTCCCGGCACGTTGAAGGTGGATCGCCCCAACCCCGCGATGGGAATCGAGGATTCGCCGTTCTACGTCAACTCCCAGACGCGTCCCTGGGTACGCAAGGGTGATCAGCCCCGGCGCGCGGCGGTCAGCTCCTTCGGATTCGGCGGCAGCAACTTCCACGTGACGCTGGAGGAGTATCAGGGTGAGCACCGCGCCAAGCGGCTGCGGACCCTGCCGAGTGAGCTGGTGGTGCTCAGCGCACCGTCGGAGGCCGAGCTGCAGAAGCGGGCTTCCGGTATCGCCGCGGCGGCGCGCTCCGGCGAAAGCCTGGCCCGCATCGCGTTCGATGCCGCTGAGGTCTTCGACGCGTCGCAGCACGCACGTGCAGGGCTGGTTGCCACGGACGTCGAATCGCTTGCCGCGGCGGCTGACCGGCTCAGCGCCGCGCTGGCCGGTGGCACCGTCTCGTCGCTCAAAGACGCCAACATCGCCGTGGGCCTCGGACCGGCCCGTGAAGGTAAGACGGCTTTCCTGTTCCCGGGGCAGGGCAGCCAGTACGTCGGGATGGGTGGAGACCTCGCCCTCAGCTTCCCCGAAGCGCTCGCGATCTGGGACGGACTCGAGGGCGATCTTGCCGACCTTCCCGGTGTCGTGTTCCCGGAGCCGGTGTTCGACGCCGCCGCGGCCGACGCGCAGAAGAAGGAACTCACCGCGATGGCGAACGCGCAACCCGCCATCGCCGCAACCAGTCTCGCACAACTGGCGCTGCTCGACCTCCTCGGTGTGAGCGCCGATGCCGCCGCCGGGCACAGCTTCGGTGAGGTCACCGCGCTGGCGGCCGCCGGCGTCCTGCCGATGGAGAGCCTCGTCGAGACGGCGCGCACCCGCGGCACGTTGATGAACGAGGCGGGCCAGGGCAAGGACGGAGCGATGCTGGCGGTGTCGGCGACCGCCGACGACGTCCGTGCACTGGTGGCATCGCAGCCGGACAACGGATCGCTGGTCGTCGCCAACGACAACGCGCCGACTCAGGTGGTGCTGGCCGGTCACGAGACCGATATCGCATGGGCCGAGAATGCGGCGAAAGCCAAGGGCTGGACGGCGGTTCGCCTGCCGGTCGCCTCGGCGTTCCACTCACCGATCGTTGCCTCGAGCTGCGCACCCCTGACCGCATACCTGAAGACGCTGAAGATCGGCCAGCCGAACTTCCCGGTGTACGCCAACGCCACCGCGCAGCCGTACGGCGAGGAGGTCGCCACCCAGCTCGGTGATCAAGTGCAGCAGCTGGTGCGCTTCCGCGAAATGATCGAGGCGATGGCGCGCGACGGGGTCACGCGATTTGTCGAGGTCGGCCCGGGACGGGTGCTGACCGGACTGGTCGGGAAGATCCTGGGATCGACTCCGCATGCGGCGATCTCCCTGGACGACCAGAAGGCCGACGGGCTGCGCGGTTGGCACCGCGGGCTCGCGGCGTTGGCCGCCGACGGCGTGGCCCTGGATCTCGGCGCCCTCTTCGATCACTACGAGGAACCACTGCGCTACGTTCCGGCCCCGAAGCATTCGGTCAAGGTGGGCGGGGCCAACCTCGGCAAGCCGTATCCGCCTGCCGACGGCAAGGTGTCGATCACCCCGAAGCGGACTCGGGTGAGCGCGCCCAGCCCCGCGCCGACTGCCGTCACGGCGCCCGCGCCTACGGTTCAGCCGCCCGCGCCGGCCGTGCAGCGAATGGAGTCGCCCGCGGCTGCGGTCCCCGAACCGCTGGTCCAGGCACAAGCACCCGTGATTCACCAGCAGGTGCCGGTGGTGCAGCAGGTGGAGGTACAGGCTGAGGTCATCGAAGCGCCACTGTCGGGTGATGTGTGGAGCGTCATCGACAGCATCCAGAAGGAAACGGCCGAACAGCACCAGCGCTACATGGATGTCGTCACGCGCAGTCATCAGGCGTTCCTGGACATGTCCACTCAGATGATGGCCCACGTCGTGGGCGATCCGAGGACCACTGCGCAGACTCCGATGGTGGCGGCGAGCGTTGCAGCGCCACAGGTTTTGGCCCCTGCGCCCGCTCCCGTCGCGGTTGCGCCCGCGCCGGTTGCGGTTGCGCCCGCGCCGGTTGCGGTTGCGCCCGCGCCGGTTGCGGTTGCGCCCGCGCCGGTGATCGCACCGCCGGTCGCCCCCGCTGCCCCGGTCGCGCCGGTGGCTGCTCCGGCTGTGGCTGTGTCTGCGGGTCCGGCGGCGGGTGATGTTGTGCTGTCGATTGTTTCGGAGAAGACGGGTTATCCGGTGGACATGCTCGGGTTGGGCATGGAGATGGAGGCCGAGCTGGGGATCGATTCGATCAAGCAGGTCGAGATTTTGGCGGCGTTGCAGGCCAAGTTCCCGGGTGCCCCGGAGATCCCGGCCTCGGAGTTGTCCGGGTTGCGCACCCTGCAGGATGTGGTGGACACGGTGGCCGGGTTCGCGGCGCCGGTGGCTGCTCCGGTTGCGGTGGCTGCTCCGGCTGTGGCTGTGTCTGCGGGTCCGGCGGCGGGTGATGTTGTGCTGTCGATTGTTTCGGAGAAGACGGGTTATCCGGTGGACATGCTCGGGTTGGGCATGGAGATGGAGGCCGAGCTGGGGATCGATTCGATCAAGCAGGTCGAGATTTTGGCGGCGTTGCAGGCCAAGTTCCCGGGTGCCCCGGAGATCCCGGCCTCGGAGTTGTCCGGGTTGCGCACCCTGCAGGATGTGGTGGACACGGTGGCCGGGTTCGCGGCGCCGGTGGCTGCTCCGGTTGCGGTGGCTGCTCCGGCTGTGGCTGTGTCTGCGGGTCCGGCGGCGGGTGATGTTGTGCTGTCGATTGTTTCGGAGAAGACGGGTTATCCGGTGGACATGCTCGGGTTGGGCATGGAGATGGAGGCCGAGCTGGGGATCGATTCGATCAAGCAGGTCGAGATCCTTGCCGCGTTGCAGGCCAAGTTCCCGGGTGCCCCGGAGATCCTGGCCTCGGAGCTGGCCAACCTGCGCACCCTGCAAGACGTCGTCGACACCGTCTCCGGATTCGCGGCGCCCGCCCCGGCAGCTGCACCGGCCGTCGCGGTGGCGACCGTGCCCGCTGTATCTGCGGGTGATGTTGTGCTGTCGATTGTTTCGGAGAAGACGGGTTATCCGGTGGACATGCTCGGGTTGGGCATGGAGATGGAGGCCGAGCTGGGGATCGATTCGATCAAGCAGGTCGAGATCCTCGCCGCGTTGCAGGCCAAGTTCCCGGGTGCCCCGGAGATCCCGGCCTCGGAGCTGGCCAACCTGCGCACCCTGCAGGATGTCGTCGACACCGTCTCCGGATTCGCTTCAGGTGGCCGCACCGAACAGCCCACCTCGGCACCGCAGGCTGCTGCGTCGTCGTCCGCTCCGGTCGGGCTGTCCTGCACCGAGGCCGAGCTGCGCGCCGCGCCGCCCACCGGTCTCGCGATGGCCGGCCTGCGCGACGGCGTCGTCCTCATCACCCGCGAGGACCCTGCCTTCGCCGATGCCCTGCACACCGCACTGACCGCTCGCGGCATCAACGCCAGGACTGTCGACGAGGTACCCGCCGAGGCGGGTGCCGTCATCAGCTTGGCGGCCCTGTCTGCCGCTCGCACACCCGACGACTGTGTCGCGATGCACCTGCGCGCATTCCACGCCGCACGCAGCGTCGCCAGGAGCAGCGCTGCGACAAGGCTTTTCGTCGCCGTACAGTCGACGGGCGCTCGCTTCGTCGCTGCTGACGTTCCGGTCGGAGTCGCGAGCCTGGTGAAGACTGCCGGCTGGGAATGGCCGAACGCATCCGTGCGGGCCATCGACATGGAGAGCCTGGACGCCGAGCGACTGGCTGCCGAACTACTTGAAGGTGGTAGCGGTATTGAGGTCGCGCTGCGCGCGGACGGCACCCGGCTGGTCGCCGTCGACGACATCGAATCGTCGGTCGGCGAGGGTGAGACGATCAGCGTCACCCAGGGCGGCGTTGTCCTGGTCACCGGTGGTGCGCGTGGTGTGACGGCAGAGTCGGCGCTGGCACTGGCCAAACGACACGGTTTGCGCCTCGCGCTTCTGGGGCGCACGCCCCTGCGTGATGTCAGTGGCGACGAGCCGGCCGGCACCACCGCCGCCGAGATCGCCACCGCGCTCGCGGCATCGGCGAGGGCCCGCGGTGAACAGCTGAGTCTGCCGCAGGCGCGCGCCCAGGCCGAAAGCCTGCTGGCTGAGCGGGAAGTCCGCGCGACCCTGTCCACCGCAGAGCGGCAGGGCACGCCTGCGCGTTACTTCGCGGGCAGCATCACCGACCGTGCCGCGCTGGACGCTGTGCTGAACGAGGTCCGCGCGAATTTCGGGCCGATCGTCGGTGTCGTCCACGGTGCCGGTGTGCTCGCCGACAAGCGCCTGGAAGACCTCGACGACGACGGATTCCTCAAGGTGTTCAGCACGAAACTGGTTGGCGCGGAAGCACTCCTCGATGCAACGTCGTCCGACGAGCTGCGCTTCATCTCGTTGTTCTCCTCGATTGCGGCGCGAGCAGGCAATCCCGGACAGTCGGCCTACGCATCGGCCAACGCGGCACTGGAGGCCATCGCAGCCCGCGAGTCGGCACGGCGCAACGGCGAATGTGTCGTCCGCGCGTTCGGCTGGGGACCGTGGGACGGCGGAATGGTCGACGCGACACTGAAGAGCCGATTCCTCGCCGGCGGTGTGGGTGTCATCCCCATCGACGAAGGAGCGCAGTTCTTCGCCGACCACGCACTGTGCCGGTCGTCGGCCACCGCGGTCGTGGTTGCCGCCCCCGCCGAGCCCCGACTGCGGGCAGCGCACTTGGAGTGGGAGGTGTCGGCCGAAGACCTGCCGGTGCTGACCGATCACCAGGTCCGTGGCCGGGTCGTGGTGCCGGTGGTGATCGCGCTCGACGCGATTCTGCGCGCCGCTCGCGGCCTGGTCGCCGACACCTGCCCGGTGGTCCGTGATTTCCAGGTGCTCTCCGGTGTGACCTTCGCCGAAGGCGAAAAGCAAACACTCAGAATCGATTTCGGACCCGTCGGCTCGGAATACGCGGTGTCGATCAGTGACGCGCAGGGCCGGGCCCGTTACCGCGCCACCGTCGACACCGCAGCCATCGCGGCGCCGCAGCTGTCGGTTCCACCGGTGTCGGGATCGGCCTGGCCGGTCAGCGTTGACGAGGCGTATGCCGGGCCCCTGTTCCACGGGCCGCAGTTCGCGGTGATCGAGCGCCTCGACACGTTCGGTGCTGCCGGCGGAAGTGCGGACCTCAAGAGCCTGGACGCTCTCGGTTGGCCGCAGAACGGCTGGGCAATCGACGCCGCCGGCGTCGACGGCGGGCTGCAGCTGGGCATTGTCTGGGCCGCGTCTCAGGGGCGCCCGCTGGTGCTGCCGATCCGTATCGCGCGTGTGGTTCTGCACCGGGCGTTCGGCGACGGCAGTATCGGACGCTGCCGATTGGCCGCACACCCGGTCAACGACAAGCGGGTCGACTTCGATATCGCGTACGAAACCTCCGACGGCGCGCTCATCGCAACGCTCGAAGGTGTCGAGTTCTACGCCGCGGGCGGCGCCGCGGACACTCCGGCGTGA
- a CDS encoding polyketide synthase, with amino-acid sequence MSSFEPVAIVGRSCVLPGASTPEELFDASLSGRCLLTPTPRDRWRGVDPGKLRASDKPGLRVASATGGYVDTSFDLSQFAARIPDFDQLDPIVPWLAQCAQQALGGPLAAPRTGLIVGNLSYPSTMGTAFVEAFWTGKGNDDPRNRFSSGLPVHLVAGTMEMNGPVFALDAACASSLYAIKLACDALHDGDADVMLAGGVNGSDDLFLHLGFTSLQALSPSGQSRPFHAEADGLVPSQGAALVALKRLSDAERAGDNILGVILGVGLSNDGRQSGFLAPAVGGQTRAMLSALEQAGLTPPTST; translated from the coding sequence GTGAGCAGTTTCGAACCCGTCGCGATCGTCGGACGCAGTTGTGTGCTGCCCGGCGCATCGACTCCCGAGGAGTTGTTCGACGCATCGCTGAGCGGACGCTGTCTGCTGACCCCCACCCCGCGCGATCGGTGGCGGGGGGTGGACCCGGGAAAGCTGCGCGCCAGCGACAAACCGGGCCTGCGCGTCGCATCGGCGACGGGAGGCTACGTCGACACCTCGTTCGATCTGAGCCAATTCGCCGCGCGGATACCTGATTTCGACCAGCTGGACCCGATCGTTCCGTGGCTCGCTCAGTGCGCTCAGCAGGCACTCGGCGGTCCGCTCGCGGCACCACGCACCGGCCTGATCGTCGGCAATCTGTCCTACCCCAGCACCATGGGCACCGCGTTCGTCGAGGCCTTCTGGACGGGAAAGGGCAACGACGATCCGCGCAACCGGTTCTCGTCGGGGCTGCCCGTGCACCTGGTCGCCGGCACGATGGAGATGAACGGCCCGGTCTTCGCGCTGGACGCGGCCTGCGCGTCGTCGCTCTACGCCATCAAGCTCGCCTGCGACGCACTGCATGACGGCGACGCCGACGTGATGCTCGCCGGCGGTGTCAACGGATCGGACGACCTGTTCCTGCATCTGGGCTTCACGTCGCTACAAGCGCTCAGCCCGTCAGGGCAGTCTCGCCCGTTCCACGCGGAAGCCGACGGACTGGTGCCGTCTCAAGGTGCCGCCCTGGTGGCGCTCAAGCGGCTCTCCGACGCGGAGCGCGCCGGGGACAACATCCTCGGGGTGATCCTGGGCGTCGGGCTGTCGAACGACGGACGCCAGAGCGGCTTCCTGGCACCGGCGGTGGGTGGCCAGACCCGGGCCATGCTGTCCGCGCTGGAGCAAGCCGGGCTGACCCCGCCGACATCGACGTGA